In one Micromonospora polyrhachis genomic region, the following are encoded:
- a CDS encoding ABC transporter ATP-binding protein, whose product MTANLTATSAPTAVEAVDLRVTLDGACILDGVDLTVAVGEWVTIIGPNGAGKSTLLRAVGGLLPASGSVSLFGTPSAKLHRRQRARVVATVAQSPVVPPGMAVFDYVLLGRTPYMPPLGRESAADLSAVHDVLGRLDLGRFADRPLTTLSGGERQRVFLARALAQGATLLLLDEPTSALDIGNQQEVLELVDQLRRDHGLTVLATMHELSIAGEYADRLVLLAGGRMVAAGPPRAVLTEELLATHYRARVRVIDGAHGPLVVPVRGPAEQQS is encoded by the coding sequence ATGACCGCCAACCTGACCGCCACGAGCGCGCCGACCGCCGTCGAGGCCGTCGACCTGCGGGTCACCCTGGACGGGGCGTGCATCCTGGACGGTGTCGACCTGACCGTCGCCGTCGGCGAATGGGTCACCATCATCGGCCCGAACGGCGCCGGCAAGTCGACCCTGTTGCGCGCCGTCGGCGGCCTGCTGCCCGCGTCGGGCTCGGTCTCCCTCTTCGGTACGCCGAGCGCGAAGCTGCACCGCCGTCAGCGGGCCCGGGTGGTGGCCACGGTCGCCCAGTCTCCGGTCGTCCCGCCCGGGATGGCGGTCTTCGACTACGTGCTGCTCGGGCGTACGCCGTACATGCCGCCGCTGGGGCGGGAGTCGGCCGCCGACCTGTCGGCGGTGCACGACGTACTGGGAAGGTTGGACCTGGGCCGGTTCGCCGACCGTCCACTGACGACACTGTCGGGTGGTGAGCGACAGCGGGTGTTCCTGGCCCGGGCGCTGGCCCAGGGGGCGACCCTGTTGCTGCTCGACGAACCGACCAGCGCCCTGGACATCGGTAACCAGCAGGAGGTGCTGGAGTTGGTCGACCAGTTGCGCCGGGACCACGGGCTGACCGTGCTGGCGACGATGCACGAGTTGTCGATCGCCGGCGAGTACGCCGACCGGCTGGTGTTGCTGGCCGGGGGGCGGATGGTGGCGGCCGGGCCACCGCGTGCGGTGCTCACCGAAGAACTGCTGGCCACCCACTATCGGGCCCGGGTACGGGTGATCGACGGCGCCCACGGCCCACTGGTGGTGCCGGTCCGAGGGCCCGCCGAACAACAGAGCTGA
- a CDS encoding FecCD family ABC transporter permease: MRPGWLVGGLVAVFVALIVGVALGPVSLPPGSVALELLNLLPGVHLDSGLTEREVAIITELRLPRVVLGLLVGGMLALAGGCYQGVFRNPLADPHLLGVAAGAGLAVTAVIALGVGGGEISGLPITVPLAAFVGATGAVLMTYGLGAAGGRDRSPTTLILAGVAVSAFLSAGQTYLLQRNADSIQQVYSWLLGRLATAGWHDVRVLLPYAAVTAIVVLLHRRELDTLSVGDEEATSLGLHPQRSRYLLIAAASLGTAAAVSVSGLIGFVGIIVPHAVRLLAGSSYRVILPLSMLFGGAFLALTDVVARTAAAPAEIPIGVVTALFGAPFFVLVLRTTRQVAS, encoded by the coding sequence CTGCGGCCGGGATGGCTGGTCGGCGGGCTCGTCGCCGTCTTCGTCGCCCTGATCGTCGGCGTGGCACTCGGGCCGGTCAGCCTGCCGCCGGGCAGTGTCGCCCTCGAACTGCTCAACCTGCTGCCCGGGGTGCACCTGGACAGTGGGTTGACCGAACGCGAGGTCGCCATCATCACCGAGCTGCGGCTACCCCGGGTGGTGCTCGGGCTGCTCGTCGGCGGGATGCTCGCCCTGGCCGGCGGCTGCTACCAGGGCGTGTTCCGCAATCCACTGGCCGATCCGCACCTGCTCGGGGTGGCGGCCGGTGCCGGGCTCGCGGTTACCGCTGTGATCGCCTTGGGCGTGGGCGGTGGGGAGATCAGCGGGCTGCCGATCACCGTCCCGCTGGCTGCCTTCGTCGGCGCGACCGGGGCGGTGCTGATGACGTACGGGCTGGGCGCGGCGGGTGGCCGGGATCGATCGCCGACCACCCTGATCCTCGCCGGGGTGGCGGTCTCCGCCTTCCTCTCCGCCGGGCAGACCTACCTGTTACAGCGCAACGCCGACAGCATCCAGCAGGTCTACTCGTGGCTGCTCGGTCGGCTCGCCACCGCCGGGTGGCACGACGTCAGAGTGCTCCTGCCGTACGCGGCGGTCACCGCGATCGTGGTGCTGCTGCACCGCCGGGAACTCGACACCCTCTCGGTCGGCGACGAGGAGGCGACCAGTCTGGGCCTGCACCCGCAGCGGTCCCGCTATCTGCTGATCGCCGCCGCCTCGCTCGGCACCGCCGCCGCCGTGTCGGTCTCCGGACTGATCGGCTTCGTCGGGATCATCGTGCCGCACGCCGTACGGCTGCTCGCCGGGTCGAGCTACCGCGTCATCCTGCCCCTGTCGATGCTCTTCGGCGGGGCGTTCCTGGCCCTCACCGACGTGGTGGCCCGGACCGCCGCCGCCCCGGCCGAGATCCCGATCGGTGTGGTTACCGCTCTCTTCGGCGCTCCGTTCTTCGTGCTGGTGCTGCGGACCACCCGGCAGGTGGCGTCATGA
- a CDS encoding ABC transporter substrate-binding protein, whose translation MKRRTSLVFAAAFAAVVALGGCADNSKDQPSGEASGAAGFPVTVGAVTLDQRPEKIVSLSPATTEMLFAIGAGKQVVAVDNQSNYPPEAPKSDLSGFTPNAEAIAAKNPDLVVISNDLNKIVDQLTKLKIPVYLASAATKLDDTYAQLGDLGKLTGHADEAADLSQRMKDDIAKLVKDLPQRAKKLTYYFELGPEYYSLTSKTYVGAIFAQLGMENIADSSDADGSNGGYPQLSQEVIVKANPDFIFLADTKQAKQSPETVRARSGWAGLTAVKNNQVVPLDDDIASRWGPRVVDLVRTVADAVAKVPA comes from the coding sequence ATGAAGAGGCGTACGTCCCTGGTTTTCGCCGCCGCTTTCGCGGCGGTCGTGGCGCTCGGCGGGTGTGCCGACAACTCGAAGGACCAGCCGTCCGGCGAGGCCAGCGGTGCCGCCGGGTTCCCGGTGACCGTGGGCGCGGTCACCCTCGACCAGCGGCCCGAGAAGATCGTTTCACTGTCGCCTGCCACCACCGAGATGCTCTTCGCGATCGGAGCGGGCAAGCAGGTGGTGGCCGTGGACAACCAGTCCAACTACCCGCCGGAGGCACCCAAGAGTGACCTGTCCGGCTTCACCCCGAACGCCGAGGCGATCGCCGCGAAGAACCCCGACCTGGTGGTGATCTCCAACGACCTCAACAAGATCGTGGACCAGCTCACCAAGCTGAAGATCCCGGTCTACCTGGCTTCGGCGGCAACGAAACTGGATGACACGTACGCCCAACTCGGCGACCTCGGCAAGCTCACCGGGCACGCCGACGAGGCGGCCGACCTCAGCCAGCGGATGAAGGACGACATCGCCAAGCTGGTCAAGGACCTGCCGCAGCGGGCGAAGAAGCTGACCTACTACTTCGAACTCGGCCCGGAGTACTACTCACTGACCAGCAAGACCTACGTCGGTGCGATCTTCGCGCAGCTCGGTATGGAGAACATCGCCGATTCGTCCGACGCCGACGGGAGCAACGGGGGTTATCCGCAGCTCTCCCAGGAAGTGATCGTCAAGGCCAACCCGGACTTCATCTTCCTGGCCGACACCAAGCAGGCCAAGCAGAGCCCCGAGACGGTCAGGGCGCGCAGCGGCTGGGCTGGTCTGACCGCCGTGAAGAACAACCAGGTGGTTCCGCTGGACGACGACATCGCCTCGCGCTGGGGCCCGCGGGTGGTCGACCTGGTACGTACGGTCGCCGACGCGGTGGCCAAGGTGCCGGCGTGA
- a CDS encoding M14 family zinc carboxypeptidase translates to MRLRAPSTRSRSPRRNTILAAALAIGLIATVTGPVSADPAPSAPESASASAAATQYRVLGPRTLADRNAVARTGAAIDYSEHGMLFVSATATEAKAIAALGFRLEVVPAPSTGDVGITGFPPADSNYHDYAELTAVINQVVSDHPTIARKSSIGSSYEGRDLPVIKISDNVATDEDEPEILFNSQQHAREHLTVEMAIYLLNLFTDNYGTDSRITNIVNTREIWIVPTVNPDGSEYDIATGSYRSWRKNRQPNSGSSYVGTDLNRNWSYQWGCCGGSSGSTSSETYRGPSAFSSPETAALRNFVNGRVVGGIQQIKANIDFHTYSELILWPFGYTTANTAPGLNTDQEATFRTLGQQMAATNNYTPEQSSDLYITDGDSIDWMWGQHQIFAYTFEMYPGQFGGGGFYPPDEVIPAQTSRNREAVLLLSEYADCPYRVIGKQAEYCGDGGGGGTTVWSDTFETATGWTTNPSGTDTATSGAWERGTAQATSSSGAKQLAPYAGSNDLVTGRLAGTSAGDYDIDGGVTSARSPAVTLPASGTLRLSLAWYLAHGSNSSSADYLRVSVVHSGGTTALLTQNGAASNRNGTWTTANLDLSAYAGQSVRILIEAADASGASLVEAGVDNVTITAS, encoded by the coding sequence ATGCGCCTACGCGCACCCAGCACCCGATCCAGGTCGCCGCGCCGGAACACCATCCTCGCGGCGGCCCTCGCGATCGGGCTGATCGCCACCGTGACCGGCCCGGTCTCCGCCGACCCGGCCCCCAGTGCCCCCGAATCCGCATCGGCGAGTGCAGCCGCCACCCAGTATCGGGTGCTCGGGCCACGTACCCTGGCCGATCGCAACGCGGTCGCCCGGACCGGCGCGGCCATCGACTACAGCGAGCACGGCATGCTGTTCGTCTCCGCCACCGCGACCGAGGCCAAGGCGATCGCGGCACTCGGCTTCCGGCTGGAGGTCGTACCGGCCCCGTCGACCGGGGACGTCGGCATCACCGGCTTCCCGCCGGCCGACTCCAACTACCACGACTACGCCGAGCTGACCGCCGTCATCAACCAGGTGGTCTCCGACCACCCGACAATCGCCCGCAAGAGCAGCATCGGCAGCTCGTACGAGGGTCGGGACCTGCCGGTCATCAAGATCTCCGACAACGTCGCCACCGACGAGGACGAACCGGAGATCCTGTTCAACTCCCAGCAGCACGCCCGCGAGCACCTGACCGTCGAGATGGCGATCTACCTGCTCAACCTCTTCACCGACAACTACGGCACCGACTCGCGGATCACCAACATCGTCAACACCCGCGAGATCTGGATCGTGCCGACCGTCAACCCGGACGGCAGCGAGTACGACATCGCCACCGGCTCCTACCGGTCCTGGCGCAAGAACCGGCAGCCCAACAGCGGCTCGTCGTACGTCGGCACCGACCTGAACCGCAACTGGTCCTACCAGTGGGGCTGCTGCGGAGGCTCGTCCGGTTCCACCTCGTCGGAGACCTACCGCGGCCCGTCCGCCTTCTCCTCACCGGAGACCGCGGCGCTGCGTAACTTCGTCAACGGCCGCGTCGTCGGTGGTATCCAGCAGATCAAGGCCAACATCGACTTCCACACCTACTCGGAACTGATCCTCTGGCCGTTCGGCTACACCACCGCCAACACCGCACCCGGCCTGAACACCGACCAGGAGGCGACCTTCCGCACCCTCGGTCAGCAGATGGCGGCCACCAACAACTACACCCCGGAACAGTCCAGCGACCTCTACATCACCGACGGAGACAGCATCGACTGGATGTGGGGCCAGCACCAGATCTTCGCGTACACCTTCGAGATGTACCCCGGCCAGTTCGGTGGCGGCGGCTTCTACCCGCCCGACGAGGTGATCCCGGCGCAGACCTCCCGCAACCGGGAAGCCGTCCTGCTGCTCAGCGAGTACGCCGACTGCCCGTACCGGGTGATCGGCAAGCAGGCCGAGTACTGCGGTGACGGGGGCGGCGGTGGCACCACCGTCTGGTCCGACACCTTCGAGACGGCGACCGGCTGGACCACCAACCCGTCCGGCACCGACACCGCCACCTCCGGGGCGTGGGAACGGGGCACCGCCCAGGCGACCAGCTCCAGCGGTGCCAAGCAACTCGCCCCGTACGCGGGTAGCAACGACCTGGTCACCGGTCGGCTGGCCGGCACCTCCGCCGGTGACTACGACATCGACGGCGGCGTGACCAGTGCCCGTTCACCGGCGGTGACCCTGCCGGCCAGCGGCACGCTCCGGCTCTCGCTGGCCTGGTATCTCGCGCACGGCTCCAACTCATCGTCCGCGGACTACCTCCGGGTCAGTGTCGTGCACAGTGGCGGCACCACCGCCCTGCTCACCCAGAACGGAGCGGCCAGCAACCGCAACGGCACCTGGACGACAGCGAACCTCGACCTGTCGGCGTACGCCGGGCAGTCGGTCCGCATCCTCATCGAGGCCGCCGACGCCAGCGGCGCCAGCCTGGTCGAGGCCGGCGTGGACAACGTCACCATCACCGCCTCCTGA
- a CDS encoding C39 family peptidase yields MARPRLHAVALAGVTALALFGTTAPAHAAPGALGTTRTGATSGAPITHDEQITYQDWNSYADWRRGTHAGTIALPGARTGITMLKPAGTTDYTDPHTGVTKTWQYSTWTSPVTQVGFDASELIASWNADTPAGTWIQVEMQGTYNTGNQTPWYVMGRWASGDQDIRRTTVNRQGDPWSSIWTDTFSIDDVANGVMLQAYQLKLTLYRAPGQLRAPRVTMLGAMSSYVPDRFTVAPSAGGIAWGRELSVPTYSQNVHAGHYPEYDGGGQAWCSPTSTEMVIEYWGRKPSAEDTSWVNPEYPDHTVNHAARMVYDYAYEGAGNWPFNTAYAASFPGLDAKVTRLHSLDEVERFIKAGIPVITSQSFLASELDGANYGTAGHLFVVVGFTADGDVIVNDPASASNDVVRNVYKREQFEQIWLRTKRYNASGGVSGGPGGVAYLIKPWWMPWPKVAGSTNW; encoded by the coding sequence ATGGCCAGACCCCGTCTACACGCGGTCGCCCTCGCCGGCGTCACCGCGCTCGCCCTGTTCGGCACCACCGCACCGGCACACGCCGCCCCCGGTGCCCTCGGCACCACCAGAACCGGCGCCACCAGTGGCGCCCCGATCACGCACGACGAGCAGATCACCTATCAGGACTGGAACAGTTACGCGGACTGGCGTCGCGGCACCCACGCCGGCACCATCGCCCTGCCCGGTGCCCGTACCGGCATCACGATGCTGAAGCCGGCCGGCACCACCGACTACACCGACCCGCACACCGGCGTCACCAAGACCTGGCAATACAGCACCTGGACCTCCCCGGTGACCCAGGTCGGCTTCGACGCCAGCGAACTGATCGCCTCCTGGAACGCCGATACCCCCGCCGGCACCTGGATCCAGGTCGAGATGCAGGGCACCTACAACACCGGAAACCAGACCCCCTGGTACGTCATGGGCCGCTGGGCCTCGGGTGACCAGGACATCCGGCGTACCACCGTCAACCGGCAGGGCGACCCGTGGTCGTCGATCTGGACCGACACCTTCTCCATCGACGACGTGGCCAACGGCGTGATGCTCCAGGCGTACCAGCTCAAGCTGACGCTCTACCGCGCACCCGGCCAGTTACGCGCGCCCCGGGTCACGATGCTCGGCGCGATGAGCTCGTACGTCCCGGACCGGTTCACCGTCGCCCCGAGCGCCGGCGGCATCGCCTGGGGTCGGGAGCTGTCCGTGCCCACCTACTCGCAGAACGTCCACGCCGGCCACTACCCCGAGTACGACGGCGGTGGCCAGGCCTGGTGCTCGCCCACCTCCACCGAGATGGTCATCGAGTACTGGGGACGGAAGCCGTCGGCCGAGGACACCTCGTGGGTCAACCCGGAATACCCGGACCACACGGTCAACCACGCCGCCCGGATGGTCTACGACTACGCGTACGAGGGGGCTGGCAACTGGCCGTTCAACACCGCGTACGCCGCCTCGTTCCCGGGGTTGGACGCCAAGGTGACCCGACTGCACTCGCTGGACGAGGTGGAGCGCTTCATCAAGGCCGGCATCCCGGTCATCACCAGCCAGTCCTTCCTGGCCAGTGAGCTGGACGGGGCCAACTACGGCACGGCGGGCCACCTGTTCGTGGTGGTCGGCTTCACCGCCGACGGTGACGTCATCGTCAACGACCCGGCCTCGGCGTCGAACGACGTGGTGCGCAACGTCTACAAGCGGGAGCAGTTCGAGCAGATCTGGCTGCGGACCAAGCGCTACAACGCCAGCGGTGGCGTCTCCGGCGGTCCGGGTGGCGTCGCGTACCTGATCAAGCCGTGGTGGATGCCCTGGCCGAAGGTCGCCGGCTCGACCAACTGGTAA
- a CDS encoding DUF559 domain-containing protein yields MSRPAHVPRRLAFLPFRGSRAVGEGLLTRRMLTGPTWCRLLPDVYVHRDAFARADHRMWCDAVALLLPPGAAIGGLSAAYLWGVDLLPRDAPVSVVLPPARRMRTHPMLDLGRSVLPAGDLTRFAGLPVTTPVRTAFDLGRRTPRSQAVIALDALLHRRVVKREKLRAYLDEHAGWPGMPLLREVLALAEPLAESPMETRLRLLLVDAGLPRPIAQHEIRAPTGRFVARVDLAYPDSRIAIEYEGDHHRERAQFRRDVTRLNALRAAGWLVLRFTADDVLRKPARVVREVTTARTERRPSLVGTPRTSTGSDDVRGVPVER; encoded by the coding sequence ATGTCACGCCCCGCACACGTCCCTCGACGGTTGGCGTTCCTGCCCTTCCGGGGCAGCCGGGCAGTCGGCGAGGGCTTGCTGACCCGGCGGATGCTCACCGGACCGACCTGGTGCCGGCTGCTGCCCGACGTCTACGTCCACAGGGACGCGTTCGCTCGGGCTGACCATCGGATGTGGTGCGACGCGGTCGCCCTGCTACTTCCACCGGGGGCGGCGATCGGTGGGCTCAGTGCGGCGTACCTCTGGGGGGTCGATCTGCTGCCCCGGGACGCGCCGGTCAGCGTGGTGCTTCCGCCGGCTCGCCGGATGCGTACCCACCCGATGCTCGACCTGGGCCGGTCCGTGCTGCCGGCCGGTGACCTCACCCGGTTCGCCGGTCTGCCCGTCACCACCCCGGTACGGACCGCCTTCGACCTGGGTCGCCGTACGCCCCGCAGCCAGGCGGTGATCGCGCTGGACGCGCTGCTGCACCGGAGAGTGGTCAAACGCGAAAAGTTGCGCGCCTATCTCGACGAGCATGCGGGCTGGCCGGGTATGCCCCTGCTGCGTGAGGTGCTGGCACTCGCCGAACCGCTGGCCGAGTCGCCGATGGAGACCCGGCTGCGACTGCTCCTGGTCGACGCCGGCCTCCCGCGCCCGATCGCGCAGCACGAGATCCGCGCGCCGACCGGGCGGTTCGTCGCCCGGGTGGACCTCGCCTATCCGGACTCGCGGATCGCGATCGAGTACGAGGGGGACCATCATCGGGAACGAGCCCAGTTCCGTCGGGACGTGACCCGGCTGAACGCGCTCCGGGCGGCCGGGTGGCTGGTGCTTCGCTTCACCGCCGACGACGTACTGCGGAAACCCGCGCGGGTCGTCCGGGAGGTGACCACCGCGCGCACGGAACGGCGACCGTCGCTGGTGGGAACACCGCGTACGTCAACCGGGTCGGATGACGTACGCGGTGTTCCGGTCGAGCGGTAA
- a CDS encoding DUF4229 domain-containing protein, whose protein sequence is MGAAAKYTLGRLGLFVVVVLALLPVDINLFLKLILALAFSAALSFFLLRGWRDEMAQEMADAADRRKVEKERLRSALAGDDSADAAADQADQTKADQPKQPKGKGKGDKSES, encoded by the coding sequence ATGGGTGCCGCGGCAAAGTACACGTTGGGCCGGCTCGGCCTGTTCGTGGTGGTCGTGCTGGCGCTCCTGCCGGTGGACATCAACCTCTTCCTGAAGCTGATCCTGGCCTTGGCCTTCTCCGCCGCGCTGTCCTTCTTCCTGCTGCGCGGCTGGCGCGACGAGATGGCCCAGGAGATGGCCGACGCGGCCGACCGGCGCAAGGTCGAGAAGGAGCGCCTGCGCAGCGCCCTGGCCGGTGACGACTCCGCCGACGCTGCCGCCGACCAAGCCGACCAGACGAAGGCCGACCAGCCCAAGCAGCCCAAGGGCAAGGGCAAGGGCGACAAGTCAGAGTCTTGA
- the mqnE gene encoding aminofutalosine synthase MqnE, with translation MDAGRKRELEEKVYAGERLSRQDGEDLYASDDLAWLGRLAHHRRTELNGERVMFNVNRHLNLTNVCSASCAYCSFQRKPGEKDAYTMRIEEAVRKAKEMEDEHLTELHIVNGLHPTLPWRYYPKVLRELKAALPNIKLKCFTATEVQWFEKISGLSADAILDELMDAGLESLTGGGAEIFDWEVRQHIVDHACHWEDWSRIHKLAHSKGMKTPATMLYGHIEEPRHRVDHVLRLRELQDETGGFAVFIPLRYQHDFVDSADGKIRNRIQERTTMASPAESLKTFAVSRLMLDNIPHVKCFWVMHGLSVAQTSLNFGVDDLDGSVVEYKITHDADSYGTPNTMHREDLLNLIWDAGFRPVERDTRYNVVREYDAPPSLAERRSEPQQVWA, from the coding sequence ATGGACGCCGGACGCAAGCGTGAGCTGGAAGAGAAGGTATACGCCGGGGAGCGGCTGAGCCGCCAGGACGGTGAGGACCTCTACGCCAGCGACGACCTGGCGTGGCTGGGGCGACTGGCCCACCACCGCCGTACGGAGCTGAACGGCGAGCGGGTGATGTTCAACGTCAACCGGCACCTCAACCTGACCAACGTGTGCAGTGCTTCCTGCGCGTACTGCTCCTTCCAGCGCAAGCCTGGCGAGAAGGACGCGTACACGATGCGCATCGAGGAGGCGGTCCGCAAGGCCAAGGAGATGGAGGACGAGCATCTCACCGAGCTGCACATCGTCAACGGCCTGCACCCGACGCTGCCCTGGCGCTACTACCCGAAGGTGCTGCGCGAGCTGAAGGCGGCGCTGCCGAACATCAAGCTCAAGTGCTTCACCGCGACCGAGGTGCAGTGGTTCGAGAAGATCAGCGGCCTGTCGGCCGACGCGATCCTCGACGAGCTGATGGACGCCGGCCTGGAGTCGCTGACCGGCGGTGGCGCGGAGATCTTCGACTGGGAGGTCCGCCAGCACATCGTCGACCACGCCTGCCACTGGGAGGACTGGTCGCGAATCCACAAGCTGGCCCACTCGAAGGGCATGAAGACCCCGGCGACGATGCTCTACGGCCACATCGAGGAGCCCCGGCACCGGGTGGACCACGTGCTGCGGTTGCGCGAACTCCAGGACGAGACCGGTGGATTCGCGGTCTTCATCCCGCTGCGCTACCAGCACGACTTCGTCGACTCGGCGGACGGCAAGATCCGCAACCGGATCCAGGAGCGGACCACGATGGCGTCGCCGGCCGAGTCGTTGAAGACGTTCGCGGTGTCCCGGCTGATGCTGGACAACATTCCGCACGTCAAGTGCTTCTGGGTGATGCACGGGCTGTCGGTGGCTCAGACGTCGCTCAACTTCGGGGTGGACGACCTGGACGGTTCGGTCGTCGAATACAAGATCACCCACGATGCCGACTCGTACGGCACGCCGAACACGATGCACCGCGAGGATCTGCTGAACCTGATCTGGGACGCCGGCTTCCGTCCCGTCGAGCGGGATACCCGCTACAACGTGGTACGCGAGTACGACGCCCCGCCGTCGCTGGCGGAGCGCCGGTCCGAGCCGCAGCAGGTCTGGGCCTGA
- a CDS encoding C40 family peptidase — translation MAKSRRRQQARSGETVSPVLRPLVWSAVLGAAVAFAFAAPVYAEPALPNTVPDSGARPLPIGGQVPLPGAPIGGVTPPGLGLPLEQGPLATQIYLQQTQVAILGQSLLTLRQSRDNARVGLATAEHSLRMANDALAKAQVVADAAAAEALKKAAALPPGSVDPDLRGLGALNRLQKGQHSGSDTSAPARELGRARDAQQAASQQLLGAQTAVTNADQEFTKTEAEYQRLEAALRKLRQDNIEQIEALERAQEAAEQRLGEQYLKDTDVNGMRANPRALAAVSYALAQLGDPYLWGAEGPNRFDCSGLMWAAYRSPKANYRGLPRVAKDQYYATRNRPVARHNLLPGDLLFFASTSSWTSVHHVAMYIGDGKMVHAPTAGDVVKRSVVPWSRLYAATRVLDAVPVTPTSPPPSKPPTSSPSPTPTKSPTTPPTTPPTTPPTTPPTTPPTTTSPSPTATPSVSPTAGPTPTGGSAGPEPTGGTAGPE, via the coding sequence ATGGCCAAGAGCAGGCGCAGGCAGCAGGCCCGATCGGGCGAGACGGTTTCTCCAGTTCTTCGGCCGCTGGTCTGGTCCGCCGTGCTCGGTGCGGCGGTCGCCTTCGCCTTCGCCGCGCCGGTGTACGCCGAGCCGGCACTGCCCAACACCGTCCCCGACAGCGGTGCCCGTCCGCTGCCCATCGGCGGTCAGGTCCCACTCCCGGGTGCCCCGATCGGTGGAGTCACGCCCCCCGGTCTCGGGTTGCCCCTGGAACAGGGCCCCCTCGCCACGCAGATCTACCTCCAGCAGACCCAGGTCGCCATCCTGGGCCAGAGTCTGCTCACCCTGCGCCAGTCCCGCGACAACGCCCGCGTCGGGCTGGCCACCGCCGAGCACTCGCTGCGGATGGCGAACGATGCGCTGGCCAAGGCGCAGGTGGTCGCCGATGCCGCAGCCGCCGAGGCGCTCAAGAAGGCCGCCGCCCTGCCGCCCGGCTCGGTCGATCCCGACCTACGCGGGCTCGGCGCGCTCAACCGGCTGCAGAAGGGCCAGCACAGCGGCAGCGACACCAGTGCCCCGGCACGGGAACTGGGCCGGGCTCGGGACGCCCAGCAGGCTGCCAGCCAGCAGCTCCTGGGGGCGCAGACCGCCGTCACGAACGCTGATCAGGAGTTCACCAAGACCGAGGCCGAGTACCAGAGGTTGGAGGCTGCCCTCCGAAAGCTCCGGCAGGACAACATCGAGCAGATCGAGGCCCTGGAGCGGGCGCAGGAGGCCGCCGAGCAGCGGCTCGGCGAGCAGTACCTCAAGGACACCGACGTCAACGGCATGCGGGCCAACCCTCGCGCGCTGGCCGCCGTCAGCTACGCCCTCGCCCAACTCGGCGACCCCTACCTCTGGGGTGCCGAGGGACCGAACCGGTTCGACTGCTCCGGGCTGATGTGGGCGGCCTATCGGTCACCGAAGGCGAACTACCGGGGTCTGCCCCGGGTGGCCAAGGACCAGTACTACGCCACCCGCAACCGGCCGGTCGCCCGGCACAACCTGCTCCCCGGCGATCTGCTGTTCTTCGCCTCAACGAGCAGCTGGACCAGCGTCCACCACGTCGCTATGTACATCGGTGACGGCAAGATGGTGCACGCCCCCACCGCCGGTGACGTGGTGAAGCGGTCGGTCGTCCCATGGTCGCGTCTCTATGCCGCGACCCGGGTGCTCGACGCCGTGCCGGTCACGCCGACCAGTCCGCCGCCCTCGAAGCCCCCCACCAGCAGCCCATCGCCGACGCCCACCAAGTCGCCGACGACCCCGCCCACCACGCCGCCGACGACCCCGCCCACGACGCCGCCGACGACCCCGCCCACCACGACGTCGCCTTCCCCGACGGCCACCCCATCGGTCTCCCCGACGGCCGGACCGACCCCGACCGGTGGTTCGGCCGGACCGGAGCCGACCGGCGGCACGGCCGGACCGGAGTAG